TTGTTAAATTACATCCTTGCCAGCTCCGACAGGTTTTCAGAATTAAATTCCAATCCGTCCTCCCCATCATTCTCCACAAAAAAAAGGAACACATTGATTTGTTTTTCCATGATCCCGATCCATCCGCCAAGTACTGCTTTGGAGCCTGCTGACATTAAAATACGGCTGTAATTCACAAAAAAATCAGGTGCGAATTTAGGCAAAACAGCAAACATATTCTCACCGTACCATTTGTTTAAAATTGCAATTTCACCCAAAACAATGTTAGGCAAAGTATACACAAACAACGACGGACTTGGCGCACCATTTTGCTCGTACGACCTCTGAAACCGCAGATCTGTGTCGGCGCTGGACGACTGATTGGCAAAGACCATCGCAATTTCGTCATCCTTATAGGCCGTAACCATTTCCGGGTAAGCCCGTTTGATCAGCTCAGAAGCTAGAAACCCTGCCTGCGAAAGCGCGTCCATTTTATAGAACTTGGGGTATACAAACCCCTGTGCCTTATATATTTGCTTAAACCAGCTGTCTTCGGAGTTCGTGTCCCGCTTTGAGATAACCTGCCCGTTTACCAAACAGAAATCCTCCCGCAAGTGACAATATGCCTTGATACGCGTCATATACTCCTGATAATCAAAGAGGCATTACCTCCGCCAAAGCCTGAGGCTGTTTTCAAAATAGTTTTCAGTTCTGCTTTTCTGTTTTCAGATATAATGTTCAATGCTTTGGAAGTACCTGCTTCCTGGTAACCAAGGCTTTTCAGTAGCACTCCATTTCGGATCATTTGCATGGAAGCGGTCGTTTCAATGACACCCGCGGCACCTAATGTATGGCCAAAATACCCTTTCATACTGTTGAGCGGAATATCGCTCAAACCCAGCCGGTCAAACGCAATGGATTCCATTTCATCATTAAAAACAGTGGCGGTACCGTGTGCCGAGATAAAATCGATGTCTGCCGAACTGATCTGGTGACTATCCATTGTTTTTTTCACACTTCTGAAAAGCCCTTCGCCCGTACGAGACGGTCCCGAAATGTGATTGGCATCATTGGCCGTAGTGCCCGAAAGCAAGTCCATTGGCGGATTTTTATAAATACCCCTGGAAGCTGAAACCACTACTGCTCCGCACCCCTCACCCATTGTAATACCGTTCCGAGCGTTGTCAAATGGTGCGCACGGCTTGTCGCTGATCGCAAACAATGACTGAAAACCATACACCACAAAATCAGAAATCACGTCACAGCCAATCACAATGGCGTGTTCATATATGTGAGCGTCGATGAAGTTACTGGCAGCATTAATGGCCAATACGCCCGAAATACAGGCATTGGAAATCACTATCGGCTCGTTGGCGAGGTGAAAACGCTCGGTAATCGCAGCAACAGGACCACCAAACTGGTCATTGATATTCCGGTCCAGCTCGCCCTTCGTGGAACTAATGATTACAATCGTTTTGTCAGAAGTAATGATGCTGTCATCAATACCCGCGCTGACCTTCTCCATTGCTTTGATCAGAAGCTGAGCAAACTTGCTGTCAGCCGTAAAATCAAGGATTTTGGACAAATAAACACTTTCTCCGTCAAATCCGGCACTTTCTACCAACGAAATTCCTGACCGGTTATCATACACAGCCGACCAGTTGGTCTCTGCACTTTCACCCAATGGGCTAATGATCACCTCTGCACCGATATAGGTCATTTTTAAACGTTATTTTTCTCTTTCCACTCTTTGTAAAATTCCGGAGTGATCAATTCCAGTGTTCGCGACTCTTTGTCCAGAAATACCTGCATGGTTTTACCTACCGCACACAACTCGTTGGTAGTAAGGTTAAATACCTCATATTCAAACTGAATTTTGGCGGATTTGGCAGGTATATAGCGGGTTACGACTTTAATGATCTGCCCGTAATACACCGGTGCCTTATGATCTATTTCCGATTTGACGATGGGAGTAAAATAACCTTTGTCAAAAATAGTCAGATATTCGAGGCCGTAAGCTTTACCAAATGCCTCGCGGCCGTCTTCGAAAAATTTGAGGTAATTACCATGCCAAACTACGCCCATGGCATCGGTTTCACTGAATCGTATATCAATTTCGATTTCCGAGGCAATCATACTACTATTATCGTTAGGGGTTATTCCGATACTACAATCTTCATTTCACAGCCAAGCAATATACGCCCTTCCAGGAAACTTTCGCCTTTCACCAGGTAAATATTTCCAAGCTGATGCAATGGTGTAACGATGGTTGTGATCGTTGTATTGACCGCAGGAAGCTCAAAAACTTCCAATCGGCTGACAGCCCCAATAAAGCCAATTTTAGGCTTTCCGTCTGTTTGATGATCCAGAAATCCAAATGAAGCAGCACAGGTCTGCGCTATGTTTTCCACAAGACCCGTAGCCTGAAACTGGCCGTTTTCTACCAGCAGGTTTTCGCTTTCAATGTAAAAATCCGATTCAAATCTCTCCGGCGCAACGCTGACGAGATTATCAATCATAACAAATGGCTGACGATGCGGAATGTACTGCGTGATAGCGTCTTTGGAGACAATCATTCGCTGAAAAAATTGAAATAATTAAACCATTGTTCCGGATATTCCCGCACCTTTCTTTCCAGTTCCGCAACATATTGCCGGGCGATTTCCTCCGGTTTGATCCGCCCCGTAACGGGTAGTGTTGCACTCAGGTGGTAACTGTATTTTCCATCCTTCGCAGCAAAAACGAATGTGACCGGTGCATCGAACTTGGAGGCGATCACGAAAGGTCCGTATGGAAATTTGGCCTTTTTACCAAAAAAGTCCAGCTCTATAAATTTCGAACCTTCCAGGTACCTGTCCGAATGAATGGCAACAAACTCATTGTTTATCAAAGCATTGCGGATCGAAATAATATGTGACAGGTCGTTTTTAATGGCTATCACTTTAAACCGCGAACCGCCTGTCGACAGATCCATATATTTCTTAATGTTCTCGACCTCGGCATCCAGCATCACAATGTTGATCGTCGGCGTAATGCGTCCTTTCAACAGGTTACCGGCTGTTTCCCAGTTTCCCAGGTGCGCGCTCAGCAGGATACCTCCTTTTCCGCCATCCCTGATATCGACCAGATATTGCTCATTCTGAAAGGTATGCGAGAACTTTTCGTCCTTCCCAAGCAAAAAAGCAGCCCTATCGACCAGCGTCTGGCCGAAAATGTAAAAGTTTTTCCGCGCCAGCTTCCTGGCGTCGGAACCCGAAATGTGAAGAGTGTCCTGATAAAAATCCAGAAGCGCCTTTTTGGGTTTTGCAGCAAACAGATAATAGTAATAAGTAACTATTTGCAAAAGGCGGTATGCAAAACCCAGCCCCAATGAATTGATAAAAAAAAGAAAGATTTTATACCCCGTTAAGGATCCTTTGGTCTTACCGTCCCAACGGTTCATTGATTATAATGCAAGTTTCTTGCGTACAAGCTGATAGAAATCTCCGAAAGTGGTAATTTCCTTAAAGTCTTCGCCGGTTAGTTTGACGTTGAGATTTTCTTCAATGAGCACCACCAGATCTACATAGTCCAAACTATCCAGATCTAATGTGTCTTTAAGACTGTTTTCAGGAAGAATCAGATCCCGG
The genomic region above belongs to Dyadobacter pollutisoli and contains:
- a CDS encoding beta-ketoacyl-[acyl-carrier-protein] synthase family protein, with amino-acid sequence MTYIGAEVIISPLGESAETNWSAVYDNRSGISLVESAGFDGESVYLSKILDFTADSKFAQLLIKAMEKVSAGIDDSIITSDKTIVIISSTKGELDRNINDQFGGPVAAITERFHLANEPIVISNACISGVLAINAASNFIDAHIYEHAIVIGCDVISDFVVYGFQSLFAISDKPCAPFDNARNGITMGEGCGAVVVSASRGIYKNPPMDLLSGTTANDANHISGPSRTGEGLFRSVKKTMDSHQISSADIDFISAHGTATVFNDEMESIAFDRLGLSDIPLNSMKGYFGHTLGAAGVIETTASMQMIRNGVLLKSLGYQEAGTSKALNIISENRKAELKTILKTASGFGGGNASLIIRSI
- a CDS encoding acyl-CoA thioesterase, with translation MIASEIEIDIRFSETDAMGVVWHGNYLKFFEDGREAFGKAYGLEYLTIFDKGYFTPIVKSEIDHKAPVYYGQIIKVVTRYIPAKSAKIQFEYEVFNLTTNELCAVGKTMQVFLDKESRTLELITPEFYKEWKEKNNV
- a CDS encoding phosphopantetheine-binding protein — encoded protein: MSWEEVIEETRDFLSEEFEVDRDLILPENSLKDTLDLDSLDYVDLVVLIEENLNVKLTGEDFKEITTFGDFYQLVRKKLAL
- a CDS encoding lysophospholipid acyltransferase family protein yields the protein MNRWDGKTKGSLTGYKIFLFFINSLGLGFAYRLLQIVTYYYYLFAAKPKKALLDFYQDTLHISGSDARKLARKNFYIFGQTLVDRAAFLLGKDEKFSHTFQNEQYLVDIRDGGKGGILLSAHLGNWETAGNLLKGRITPTINIVMLDAEVENIKKYMDLSTGGSRFKVIAIKNDLSHIISIRNALINNEFVAIHSDRYLEGSKFIELDFFGKKAKFPYGPFVIASKFDAPVTFVFAAKDGKYSYHLSATLPVTGRIKPEEIARQYVAELERKVREYPEQWFNYFNFFSE